From the Helianthus annuus cultivar XRQ/B chromosome 17, HanXRQr2.0-SUNRISE, whole genome shotgun sequence genome, the window ttttgattggttttctacttcgttctcatggttctcaTAATATTTAGcattctcaagataaccctctcatatatataaatataggattaggttcaacagtgaacactagtgtatttgcgaactgagagAACTAATTCAacagtgaacactagtgtatttgtgaactgagagAACTAATCCTGaccatacacgtgtgtaaatcaatggtcaggatttgttcactcagttcgcaaatacattaGTGTTTACTCTAGAACCACACCTATATATGTGTGGGTGGGTGTGGGGGAATCGTTAATAGGAAATCATAGAAAACCCTTTAGATACACATATCTGGTGTAatcatttatatatttatttggaCAAAAGACATTGTATTACAATATATAATCAAGGAAGAAGTCCCTTAGTTACTTATCCACTTCACTGTAGTGCATTTATTTATGCTCTTATACATCAAACACAACTTTTATTATTAGATTCGATATCTCGTGGCTTCGATCAAGGGCATAATATAACGTCATAGTTGGTTCCACCGGGGCACGTAAATGTGCTAGTTTGATCATCCTTAGGATAACTATAAGCATCAGGACATCTGGTCTTGAAAAACCTTGATAAATCAGTTGGTCCACAATTTCCAAAGTTACAACAATACTGATCAGTTTTGTACACGGTGCAAGGGTTATTGCACTCACCGAGAGCCCGTAACTCAGCATGACACTGGCCATTGATATCCGCAGTACATGAGATACCACGGGTGCACCCATTAGAATTGGGTCTAAATACCATCGGCACGTTGAATCCGTCCACAAGAGAAATGTCaaagaaatcaagattgttgaaCTGATTCAGAGCGTACTCAGCTAATGTGTTGGGTGGTGTACCATAGCCTTGGCATTGGAGGAGTCCGTTGCAATCACCCGTCTGACACCTGCGATGCCCTGAGCCATCAAAGTTGCAACCGGTTCGGGGCCATATACGGGCTCCTACTATGCCGGCTGCAACGGTTAAAGACCAGGTTTGGCCTGAGTTAAATTAAAACATTCATTAGCACCCCTGCTATCCTTCTTCCTAACATCAAAGGTGTCTCCGTTAGTTATAAAACAATCGAAATTAAAACATTCATACTAGTATTGCGTTCCTTCAAATTCAATATTCAAACACACCCCTGTTACCACCCATTAGCACCCCTGCTATCCTTCTTCCCCTGCCTGGACGCACAAAAATAAGACAGCAAACAGCAGCAAAATTTCGACTGTTGTTTTGATGTTATTTGCGATATTAGTAGGGTGATTTTGTTGTTTTGGTTTGTTTAGATGTTTAGTTACAAAGAATCCACAACTAGGGCTTGGAATTAAAAGCAAAAATTATGAAGTTTGGTGATCCCCATTAGAACTTTGGCGATCTTCTTCTTTTCACTTCAGTTTAGAATCTTCGTTCTTTTTCAATGCAGCTATGATGTTAGGAATAGCTTCGGCTATCCCTGtgattatatattaataataacacTATTGGATTCGACTTTTACAAAATTTAAACAAATATTACTCAAAAGTATTGTACTACAGTTATTTGGTCTGGATTTTAAACTTTATTCAATGTGTCTTTTAATTCTTAAATTCACACGTTACTTTTAAAACCAAAGAATAAACTTGAGTATTTGACACACTTTCATTACTCGATTGTTTTCAATAGTCGATCAAAAAATAGTTGTTTCCGTTAAATTTCGGAAtctcgggccctggccggtgtcGCTTAACTCATCCCCGTTTTCTGGAATGTCACCTGAAGCTTCttttcttgtttcaccactttcAAAGTCAACGTATTGTTTCTGAACTTCTGGCCTTTTGGTGTTTCCTAAAGATGAAAACACATAGAGGACAATAGTAATCGAGGTATTTTTATATTGTGTTTAAATATTTAATGTGCAGACCATGGGCAAACGAAAATCCAGACCCTAACCCGAAGGCTATAGAATCATCAAAGGCACTGACGAAGTAATAAATCGTAGGTTTATCTCTATCAAACATCACTAATTTTCTTTCTTAATAATTTCTATATTTTTACTGCTTTCCCCTTGAAAATAGGTGGTGATTGTGTGCTCGTGAAGCACAAAACTCCAGGGAAGGAACCATGGGTAGCAAAAGTGAATAAGTTTTCCCAAGCTAGCATTCATGTCTCGTGATACTATAGACCAGAGGACACTAAATATGGCCGGCTAGCATTTCAAGGAATAAATGAATTACTTTTATCTAATCACTGTGATAAGGTGAGCATTTATTCCATTGAAGGAAAATGCAAGGTCCATTCGGAGTATGATTATACCCATCTCGGAGTAGCTTCTGATAACGATTTTCTCTGTCGTACAAATTATGACGCAATGGAGATGGTTATAACAGATGACTCAACCTTAAACATGTATGCTACATCATAATTTccatatgttttttttaataatttaaggCGCTGCACGTGTTGATTGATCTGTTTTGTGATAATATTTTAAGGTATTGCACGTGTCAGGCGCCTCTCCATCCCGATCATCCTATGATTCAGTGTGTCACATGCAAATCGTGGTAGGTCAAGCTTATGGTTCTTTTatctgagtttttttttttttggtcctaCTAGTTTTATCATGGCTTTTATATTGGTTTTGAACTCAACATACATCGATTTTTACTCGATGATATTCAATGCTTATGCCTGAAACCCGAAACCCACGAGCATACCCGACACCTGCAGAAGGGAGTATCGTATTAACAATGATTATGCTCGTTTTGTGCGCCTTCCAACTTCAAGCGCCAAGTTGGTATCAATTTTCAGGGATATGTCAAGTGCTTTCACCAAGTGTGAAAGTGCCCCGCTGCATACAACAAATCGCACACCATAAATCAGAATGCCTTTTCATAGAGTCACATAATTTTGTTTATGATATACAAATTAAATAAAGGAAAATTAGGTTTTAGGCTTTTACCCGAGTCTCAAACTTTTGGAAAATTGACAAAATGTGGTTAGGATGGTCACCATATGAATCCGAACCCAGCAACCTAAATTTTGGAAAATTgacaaaataatattaaaaaaatcaaacctTATCCCCAGTATCCTCAGATTTGGAAAATTTGAcaaaaaataatattgaaaaaaaaaaatcaaaccctGTCTCCAGTATCTTCAGAAATGGATGAATGAAAACCTTTAATTCTTCAAATCATTAGTTGGGTGAACAGGAGGCTTTACAACAACTAAActaagttaattttacatgcttcATATTCGTAGTGCTGTCATTTTGACAACAATTCTGTTTCAAGAGCACACCTATATCACCAAAACAAAAACCCTTCCGTTAATCGAAGCCCTAACTTTGAGATGAACGAAAAGAAACAAACCAACATGACTAAGATGATCGTACCTGAAGAAGACGGAATCAATAAAGCAAGATCATGTATTGGAAGGGTCGTGAGAGAgcttgatttgtgattgtatcaATTATCAGCACGCAATATGAATCAATAGatggttttagagagagaacgaaGAGGGGTTGGCTCCGTAGAGAGAGAAACACATTTGGTTTAGGGAAGAATAAAGGTTTGTGACCCCAAAACGGTTGAAATAACCTATAATTCACCCAACTGAACTGAACGTGGGAGGAGAGTGGCAGCGTTCGGGTGAGAGCACTACCTAGGTTTGTAGGAGGTTGTGAAAATCATGGGCAGAATAATGAGGAACAAAATCACCGGCAGAGAAACTGCCCTGAACTGCCATGAGAGTAGTTATTTTTTGAGTTTAAGtggctgagatttaatctcagccAAATCCAATGGTGGATATTGATTTGAGAGgtggttagacttaatgggttccatagatatatataattttgatccAGAAAACTTGCATTTAAATGAAACTTATCAATCTTTCCATGTATATTCCAGAACTAATGCATTTAGGATTTGCAAGATCAACAAAAGGAAGCAAAGAGATTCAAGAATCTATACCAATTCAATCCCAACTCGGGTTCCAGAAAGTTCTCTTTCCTGCAGTAACTATTGCAAGAAGATTGAATCTGGTCTTGAAGTTTCTGCCGATCGCAAACTTAATTTCTATTCCAAACAAACGGGTTAAATTTGACCCTTTTACTTATTTAAACGGGGTTCAATGGGGTGGATGTCTTTTTATCTCAAAGGAGTTAATTTTAATCCTTTTACTTACTTACTCAAATGGGTTGGATGTCTTTTTATGTCAAACGTGTTATTCTTGAATCTTGACCCACTTTTACTTGTATATTCGAGCGGGGTTAAATGGGTTGGTTATCTTTTTATCTTAAACGGGTTAAATTTGATCTTTTAGTTACTTATTCAAAAGAGTTAAATGGGCTGGCTGGTTTGATGCTTTGATCTCAAGTGAATTAATTTGACCCTTTTACTTGCTTGTTGAAACGGGTTAATGGGTTGGATGACGGGTTAGTTTTGACCCTTTTGTTAAATGCGTTGTTTTGTTTGTTGAAGGGAACCAGTTCAAACTATGTGATAAGTAAACAACAACTATCGAATAAACGTAGGAAGGAGCCTAACAACTTAAAAATCTCAAA encodes:
- the LOC110922662 gene encoding thaumatin-like protein → FNSGQTWSLTVAAGIVGARIWPRTGCNFDGSGHRRCQTGDCNGLLQCQGYGTPPNTLAEYALNQFNNLDFFDISLVDGFNVPMVFRPNSNGCTRGISCTADINGQCHAELRALGECNNPCTVYKTDQYCCNFGNCGPTDLSRFFKTRCPDAYSYPKDDQTSTFTCPGGTNYDVILCP